A region from the Actinoplanes sp. OR16 genome encodes:
- a CDS encoding DUF4352 domain-containing protein, which translates to MTYAPHRSPPAAVVEDYDGLDPGTAALRTRLWIAGGIVAVVALVSFGVWAVVTAESRPLVVATSAPGAATAGHFAFAVNGVRCGLDAVGPDGMQQRANGNFCLLDVSVKNTGSEPELFDSGSQRVYDANGVAYAAAEQAAVFLNDRNPTLLNEIPPGVEVTGVLPFDVPVDVELVEVSVHGALSTPGVRITLPPAG; encoded by the coding sequence GTGACGTACGCACCGCACCGTTCGCCGCCCGCCGCCGTTGTCGAGGACTACGACGGGCTGGACCCCGGGACGGCGGCGTTGCGCACGAGGCTCTGGATCGCCGGGGGGATCGTCGCGGTCGTCGCGCTGGTCTCCTTCGGCGTCTGGGCGGTGGTGACCGCCGAGAGCCGGCCCCTGGTGGTCGCGACGAGTGCGCCGGGGGCAGCGACGGCCGGGCATTTCGCTTTCGCCGTGAACGGTGTCCGATGCGGTCTCGACGCGGTCGGCCCGGACGGGATGCAACAACGGGCGAACGGCAATTTCTGTCTGCTCGACGTTTCGGTGAAGAACACCGGTTCCGAACCCGAGTTGTTCGACAGCGGCTCACAGCGCGTCTATGACGCCAACGGCGTAGCCTACGCCGCGGCGGAACAGGCCGCGGTGTTTCTCAACGATCGCAACCCGACGCTGCTGAACGAGATCCCGCCGGGTGTCGAGGTGACCGGGGTGCTCCCCTTCGACGTGCCGGTGGACGTCGAGCTCGTCGAGGTCTCGGTGCACGGCGCGCTGTCCACACCGGGCGTACGCATCACCCTCCCACCGGCCGGGTGA
- a CDS encoding NAD(P)H-quinone oxidoreductase has product MYAIVIEDKRLVWAEVPDPEPQAGEVVVDVTASAVNRADVLQRQGFYPPPPGAPDYPGLECSGVISAVGEGVTGHHVGERVCALLAGGGYAERVAVPEGQLLPIPAGLSLVEAATLPEVACTVWSNVVDRDRLKTGETLLVHGSGSGIGTFAIQLGVALGATVLVTARAEKHERLLALGASLAVDYKTQDFVREVLAFTGGRGADVVLDIIGAKYLSRNVEVLAPDGRITVIGMQGGSTAEVNLGALMAKRGRISSTSLRARPADDKARIVAGVRDRVWPLVAAGLVKPIIHSTFPLAEAAEAQRLMESSEHLGKIVLTR; this is encoded by the coding sequence ATGTACGCGATCGTGATCGAGGACAAGCGGCTGGTCTGGGCTGAAGTGCCGGATCCGGAGCCGCAAGCGGGCGAGGTCGTCGTGGACGTGACGGCTTCGGCGGTCAACCGGGCCGACGTGTTGCAGCGGCAGGGGTTCTATCCTCCGCCGCCGGGCGCGCCGGACTATCCGGGGCTGGAGTGCTCCGGCGTGATCAGCGCGGTCGGGGAGGGCGTGACCGGCCATCACGTCGGCGAGCGGGTCTGCGCGCTGCTCGCCGGTGGCGGATATGCGGAGAGAGTCGCCGTTCCGGAGGGCCAGCTGCTACCGATTCCGGCCGGGTTGTCGCTGGTGGAGGCGGCGACGCTGCCCGAGGTGGCGTGTACGGTCTGGTCCAACGTGGTGGACCGGGACCGGCTGAAGACCGGCGAGACGCTGCTGGTGCACGGCAGCGGCAGCGGGATCGGGACGTTCGCGATCCAGCTGGGTGTGGCTCTGGGCGCCACGGTGCTGGTCACGGCTCGCGCGGAGAAACACGAGCGGTTGCTCGCGCTGGGCGCGTCGCTCGCGGTGGATTACAAGACCCAGGATTTCGTACGGGAGGTGCTGGCGTTCACCGGCGGGCGCGGCGCGGACGTGGTGCTGGACATCATCGGGGCGAAGTACCTGTCCCGGAACGTCGAGGTGCTCGCACCGGACGGCCGGATCACCGTGATCGGCATGCAGGGCGGTAGCACGGCCGAGGTGAACCTGGGCGCGCTCATGGCGAAGCGGGGCCGGATCTCGTCGACGTCGCTACGGGCGCGGCCGGCCGACGACAAGGCGCGGATCGTCGCGGGCGTCCGGGATCGGGTGTGGCCGCTCGTCGCCGCCGGACTCGTCAAGCCGATCATCCACAGCACTTTCCCGCTGGCGGAGGCGGCCGAGGCGCAGCGTCTCATGGAGTCCAGCGAGCACCTCGGGAAGATCGTACTCACTCGTTAG
- the soxR gene encoding redox-sensitive transcriptional activator SoxR → MESLTIGELAVRSGVAPSALRFYEREGLIHASRTGGNQRRYDRAELRRVAFIKIAQQVGVSLDEIREALASLPENRTPTKGDWSRLSARWRHRLEERIAVLERLRDQLTGCIGCGCLSLQRCKLVNPSDRLAGRGAGPQMVLNPPGD, encoded by the coding sequence ATGGAGTCGCTGACGATCGGCGAGTTGGCAGTCCGCAGCGGGGTCGCGCCGTCCGCCCTGCGGTTCTACGAGCGCGAAGGCCTCATCCACGCCAGCCGGACAGGTGGCAATCAGCGAAGGTACGACCGGGCCGAGCTGCGCCGCGTCGCCTTCATCAAGATCGCCCAGCAGGTCGGCGTGTCCCTCGACGAGATCCGTGAGGCGCTCGCCTCCCTCCCCGAGAACCGAACCCCGACGAAGGGCGACTGGTCCCGCCTCTCGGCCCGCTGGCGCCACCGCCTGGAGGAACGGATCGCCGTCCTGGAACGCCTCCGCGACCAGCTGACGGGCTGCATCGGCTGCGGTTGCCTGTCACTGCAGCGTTGCAAGCTGGTGAACCCGAGCGACCGCCTGGCCGGTCGAGGGGCGGGCCCCCAGATGGTCCTGAACCCACCCGGCGACTGA
- a CDS encoding thiamine pyrophosphate-dependent enzyme yields the protein MTAISAPTKPLHALLSRITGDAKHAPSAHSTLDVLWVLYDRVLRITPETTDAPDRDRFLLSKGHGPAAYYAVLAAKGFIPEEWLDDLGGWDSPLGHHPDRMLIPGVEVGTGSLGHGLGLAVGTALGLRAQGFDRTRTFVLVGDAELDEGSNHEAIAYAAAVQLPITVIVIDNQSSTHGWPGGIAQRFPGWSADVVDGRDHDAIEIALMKAGTHLVVATVEPKRG from the coding sequence ATGACCGCCATCAGCGCACCTACGAAACCGTTGCACGCACTGCTGAGCCGGATCACCGGCGACGCGAAGCACGCGCCGAGCGCGCATTCCACACTGGACGTGCTCTGGGTGCTCTACGACCGGGTGCTCAGGATCACCCCGGAGACCACCGACGCGCCGGATCGTGATCGGTTCCTGCTGTCGAAGGGGCACGGCCCGGCCGCCTACTACGCCGTCCTGGCAGCCAAAGGGTTCATTCCCGAGGAATGGCTCGACGATCTCGGCGGCTGGGACAGCCCGCTGGGCCACCACCCGGACCGGATGCTGATCCCCGGCGTCGAGGTCGGCACCGGCTCACTGGGGCACGGCCTGGGGCTGGCCGTCGGCACCGCGCTCGGGCTGCGGGCTCAGGGCTTCGACCGGACCCGGACGTTCGTGCTGGTCGGTGACGCGGAACTGGACGAGGGGTCGAACCACGAGGCGATCGCCTACGCGGCCGCCGTCCAGTTGCCGATCACCGTGATCGTCATCGACAACCAGTCGTCGACGCACGGCTGGCCGGGCGGGATCGCGCAGAGGTTCCCCGGCTGGAGTGCCGACGTCGTCGACGGCCGCGATCACGACGCCATCGAGATCGCGCTCATGAAGGCGGGCACCCACCTCGTCGTCGCCACCGTCGAACCGAAGCGAGGCTGA
- a CDS encoding transketolase family protein — protein MRETFVATTTEILENDPRTALVLADISGDVFEPARRKHPGRVFNVGIREQLMAGVGGGLALTGMRPFLHSYAPFLIDRAYEQLKLDLGHQDAGAVLVSIGSSYDAAAEGYTHQSPGDVALLDTLEGWTVHVPGHRDEVAAMLHAATHHDDRVYVRLSVQENGSPHADGSVLRRGGPLVVAVGPMLDPVLEAVQDLDVTVLYTNTPRPLAREAITALMDREIVVVEPYLAGTSAKPISEILSHHPHRALHLGPASAEVRRYGTWRDHAREHGLDPAGLRRSITAFL, from the coding sequence ATGCGCGAGACCTTCGTCGCCACCACCACGGAAATCCTCGAGAACGATCCCCGCACGGCCCTGGTCCTCGCCGACATCTCCGGCGACGTGTTCGAACCGGCGCGGAGAAAGCACCCCGGTCGCGTCTTCAACGTCGGCATCCGCGAGCAGTTGATGGCCGGCGTCGGCGGAGGACTGGCGCTCACCGGGATGCGGCCGTTCCTGCACTCCTACGCGCCGTTCCTGATCGACCGGGCCTACGAGCAGCTCAAGCTCGACCTCGGCCATCAGGACGCCGGCGCGGTCCTGGTCAGCATCGGTTCCTCGTACGACGCGGCAGCCGAGGGATACACCCACCAGTCGCCAGGGGACGTCGCGTTGCTGGACACCCTGGAAGGCTGGACGGTCCACGTACCGGGTCATCGTGACGAGGTCGCTGCCATGTTGCACGCTGCGACGCACCACGACGACCGTGTCTACGTGCGCCTGTCGGTGCAGGAGAACGGGTCACCGCACGCCGACGGCAGCGTGTTGCGCCGAGGAGGCCCGCTCGTCGTGGCGGTAGGCCCGATGCTGGATCCCGTGCTGGAGGCGGTCCAGGATCTGGACGTGACGGTCCTCTACACCAACACGCCCAGGCCCCTGGCCCGAGAAGCCATCACTGCCCTGATGGATCGGGAGATCGTGGTGGTCGAGCCCTACCTCGCCGGCACCTCGGCCAAACCGATCAGCGAGATCCTGAGCCACCACCCGCACCGGGCCCTGCACCTCGGTCCGGCGAGTGCGGAGGTCCGCCGTTACGGCACCTGGCGCGACCATGCCCGCGAGCACGGTCTGGACCCGGCCGGATTGAGGCGATCGATCACAGCGTTCCTATGA
- a CDS encoding PH domain-containing protein, which produces MQWRVKPVLPVTKLMGAVAALVLAAAFAQGDPVRWVLAGLITVGLTGWALRDLLVPVRLTADTEGVTVVTGIARRRHLPWSAIECVRVEHSSRRGLKSELLEIDAGDALYLYSANDLGALPEDVVTQLADLRS; this is translated from the coding sequence ATGCAATGGCGCGTGAAGCCGGTCCTCCCGGTCACGAAGTTGATGGGCGCGGTCGCCGCGCTGGTTCTGGCGGCCGCTTTCGCACAGGGCGATCCGGTGCGCTGGGTCCTGGCGGGCCTGATCACGGTCGGTCTCACCGGATGGGCTCTGCGCGATCTTCTGGTTCCGGTCCGCCTCACGGCGGACACCGAAGGGGTCACGGTGGTCACCGGCATCGCCCGCCGCCGGCATCTGCCTTGGTCGGCCATCGAGTGCGTACGGGTGGAGCACAGTTCCCGACGCGGCCTCAAGAGCGAGTTGCTGGAGATAGACGCCGGCGATGCGCTCTACCTCTACAGCGCGAACGACCTGGGCGCGCTGCCCGAGGACGTGGTGACGCAGCTGGCCGACCTGCGCAGCTAG
- a CDS encoding rhomboid family intramembrane serine protease produces the protein MSEAPSTVPMCYRHPSRETLIKCSRCERPICTSCMNDASIGHQCPDCVKEGRRGQRPARTAFGGSRAGQLGYATISIVTLNVLVMVASVIVGGPRAIAGGGGGGFGGLMGSGTSVTDFGEVLGLALYPNGELHGIANGEWYRLVTGMFLHYGVLHLLLNMMLVLQLGRYLEAQLGPLRFVALYLIAGFGGNVAAYLFQAPNQPSAGASTATFGLVVAAIVLNRRTGRDSSQLIPLLAINLIFTFTIPGISIAGHLGGLVAGAIACAVLVYANQPNRAVKQAIGSSAIVIALVVAAVARTMSILGG, from the coding sequence ATGAGTGAGGCTCCCTCGACGGTCCCGATGTGCTACCGCCATCCGTCGCGGGAAACACTGATCAAGTGCAGCCGGTGCGAGCGTCCGATCTGCACCAGCTGCATGAACGACGCGTCCATCGGCCACCAGTGCCCGGACTGCGTCAAAGAGGGACGCCGTGGTCAGCGGCCGGCACGCACCGCTTTCGGCGGGAGCCGTGCCGGCCAGCTCGGCTACGCGACCATCTCGATCGTCACGCTCAACGTGCTGGTGATGGTGGCGTCAGTGATCGTCGGCGGCCCGCGGGCGATCGCCGGCGGCGGGGGCGGTGGCTTCGGCGGCCTGATGGGCTCCGGCACGTCGGTGACCGACTTCGGCGAGGTGCTCGGTCTCGCGCTCTATCCGAACGGCGAGTTGCACGGCATCGCCAACGGCGAGTGGTACAGGCTCGTCACCGGCATGTTCCTGCACTACGGCGTGCTGCACCTGCTGCTCAACATGATGCTGGTGCTGCAGCTCGGCCGTTATCTGGAAGCCCAGCTCGGCCCGCTGCGGTTCGTCGCGCTCTACCTGATCGCCGGGTTCGGCGGCAACGTCGCGGCCTACCTCTTCCAGGCGCCCAACCAGCCGTCGGCGGGCGCGTCCACGGCCACGTTCGGCCTGGTCGTCGCCGCGATCGTGCTGAACAGGCGCACGGGGCGCGACTCCAGTCAGCTGATCCCGCTCCTGGCGATCAACCTGATCTTCACGTTCACCATCCCGGGCATCTCGATCGCCGGACACCTGGGCGGTCTCGTGGCCGGCGCCATAGCGTGCGCCGTCCTGGTCTACGCGAACCAGCCGAACCGTGCAGTGAAACAGGCGATCGGCAGCTCGGCCATCGTGATCGCGCTGGTGGTGGCGGCCGTCGCGCGGACCATGAGCATCCTCGGCGGCTAG
- a CDS encoding peptidylprolyl isomerase, with protein MAENIYATLHTNHGAIRLQLFPDHAPATVRNFVELAEGTKEYKDPRTGQTGSGPYYDGTISHRVIAGFMIQLGDPTGTGRGGPGFQFGDEFHPELSFDRPYLLAMANAGPGTNGSQFFITVAPTPHLNRRHTIFGQVADEQSAKVVDSIANTPTGPGDRPREDVVVERVEIERS; from the coding sequence GTGGCCGAGAACATTTACGCCACCCTGCACACCAATCACGGTGCGATCCGGCTTCAGCTCTTCCCGGATCACGCCCCGGCGACCGTCCGCAACTTCGTGGAGCTGGCCGAAGGCACCAAGGAGTACAAGGACCCGCGCACCGGTCAGACCGGCAGCGGCCCGTACTACGACGGCACCATTTCGCACCGGGTCATCGCCGGCTTCATGATCCAGCTGGGCGACCCGACCGGCACCGGTCGCGGCGGCCCGGGCTTCCAGTTCGGCGACGAGTTCCACCCGGAGCTCAGCTTCGACCGCCCGTACCTGCTCGCCATGGCGAACGCGGGCCCGGGCACCAACGGCTCGCAGTTCTTCATCACTGTCGCGCCGACCCCGCACCTGAACCGCCGGCACACGATCTTCGGTCAGGTCGCCGACGAGCAGTCCGCGAAGGTCGTCGACTCGATCGCGAACACCCCCACCGGCCCGGGCGACCGGCCGCGCGAGGACGTCGTGGTCGAGCGCGTGGAGATCGAGCGTTCCTGA
- the eccB gene encoding type VII secretion protein EccB: protein MSELHSYRFAVQRVVAAVITHDPDPPRPPLRRGGVTALAGLLVAAVALAAAAAYGLVTGHTRTSPTDPGAILLDRVSGTRYVFLPADGRLHPVLNYTSGLLLAQAERPELRSVRPEKLAAVPLGEPLGIPGAPDSLPAAGDLLTGAWSLCTAGGGTTVLVGAAPAGRAETGGLLVRDGSGRTHLIAEGRRLLIPTGAERALGWFGRRPWQVPSGWAEAIPAGPALTAPEIPEEGGPSVIAGRQIGQVVTDGDQFAVVLRDGIAPLTALQARLLAPATMIGEEFRSLPASASEAGFAPGLPADIPQLSDTPASACVTLAGDDLPALVRVNAPFASSSPISVARGHGAIVTTDGHDVHLVTDAGLRFELASRDLLGRFGYAGVSPLRVPERLLAYLPAGPALDPVRAGRA from the coding sequence GTGTCGGAGCTGCATTCGTACCGGTTCGCGGTGCAGCGTGTCGTCGCCGCGGTGATCACGCACGATCCCGATCCGCCGCGCCCGCCGCTGCGCCGGGGTGGTGTCACCGCCCTGGCCGGCCTGCTCGTCGCGGCCGTGGCGCTCGCCGCCGCTGCCGCATACGGCCTGGTCACCGGTCATACGCGGACTTCGCCGACCGATCCGGGCGCGATCCTGCTGGACCGGGTGAGCGGCACGCGCTACGTCTTCCTGCCCGCCGACGGCCGGCTGCACCCTGTGCTCAACTACACATCCGGGCTCCTGCTGGCGCAGGCGGAGCGGCCGGAGTTGCGGTCCGTGCGGCCGGAGAAGCTCGCGGCGGTCCCGCTGGGCGAGCCGCTCGGGATCCCGGGCGCGCCCGACTCGCTTCCGGCGGCGGGCGATCTGCTGACCGGCGCCTGGTCGCTCTGCACGGCCGGCGGCGGGACGACGGTGCTGGTGGGAGCGGCGCCGGCGGGCCGGGCGGAGACGGGCGGTCTTCTCGTACGGGACGGCTCCGGCCGTACACATCTGATCGCCGAAGGCCGTCGCTTGCTGATCCCGACAGGGGCGGAGCGCGCCCTCGGATGGTTCGGCCGCCGGCCCTGGCAGGTGCCGTCCGGGTGGGCCGAGGCGATTCCGGCCGGGCCCGCGCTGACCGCTCCGGAGATCCCGGAGGAGGGTGGACCGTCGGTGATCGCCGGTCGGCAGATCGGTCAGGTGGTGACCGATGGTGACCAGTTCGCGGTGGTTCTGCGGGACGGCATCGCGCCGCTCACCGCTCTTCAGGCGCGTCTGCTGGCACCCGCCACCATGATCGGCGAGGAGTTCCGGTCGTTGCCCGCGTCGGCTTCCGAGGCCGGTTTCGCACCGGGTCTACCAGCTGATATTCCCCAGCTGAGCGATACACCGGCGAGTGCGTGCGTCACCCTTGCGGGCGATGATCTTCCCGCCCTCGTACGAGTGAACGCCCCGTTCGCATCGAGCTCACCCATTTCGGTGGCCCGCGGCCACGGAGCGATCGTGACCACCGACGGTCACGATGTGCATTTGGTCACCGATGCCGGGCTGAGGTTCGAGCTCGCGAGCCGGGACTTGCTCGGCCGCTTCGGGTACGCGGGGGTATCGCCCCTCCGGGTGCCGGAGCGGCTGCTGGCGTACCTGCCGGCCGGGCCGGCCCTGGATCCTGTCCGGGCCGGCCGAGCCTGA
- a CDS encoding magnesium and cobalt transport protein CorA, which yields MAEREHGAWTKGRPLGKLWADRMRAINPFAANGDHPDHPGRSGDHTSVVDCGVYVGGERLAGEFTPDQALIEASRKEGFVWLGLHEPSEHEMAAIARTYGLHELAVEDAVKAEQRPKLEQFGSVHFLVLRTARYVPHQELTESSQVVETGQMMIFIGERFVITVRHGDASEMAPVRADLETQRAVLLEQGPWAVAYAVTDRVVDNYLEVADQVEADLDIIEEGVFSRDRTAPIQQIYQLKRELVEFRRAVVPLQRPLAAITSSHGVVPKEIRRYFRDVQDHLTRTVEQVSSYDDLLNSILQARLAQVTVDQNNDMRKIAAWAGIATVWTAFAGIYGMNFEYMPELGWKYGYPGLVLILSVITVLLYRAFRRNGWL from the coding sequence ATGGCTGAGCGAGAACACGGCGCTTGGACCAAGGGTCGGCCTCTCGGCAAACTCTGGGCCGACCGGATGCGGGCGATAAATCCGTTCGCCGCGAACGGCGACCACCCCGACCACCCCGGCCGATCCGGCGACCACACCTCGGTCGTCGACTGCGGCGTCTACGTGGGCGGTGAGCGCCTCGCCGGCGAGTTCACGCCGGACCAGGCGCTGATCGAGGCCTCCCGCAAGGAGGGGTTCGTCTGGCTGGGCCTGCACGAGCCGTCCGAGCACGAGATGGCGGCGATCGCCCGGACGTACGGGCTGCACGAGCTGGCCGTCGAGGACGCCGTGAAGGCCGAGCAGCGGCCCAAGCTGGAGCAGTTCGGCTCGGTCCACTTCCTGGTGCTGCGCACCGCCCGGTACGTGCCTCACCAGGAGCTCACCGAGAGCTCCCAGGTGGTCGAGACCGGCCAGATGATGATCTTCATAGGGGAGCGGTTCGTCATCACGGTCCGGCACGGTGACGCGTCCGAGATGGCGCCGGTCCGGGCCGACCTGGAGACGCAGCGCGCCGTGCTGCTGGAGCAGGGCCCGTGGGCGGTGGCGTACGCGGTGACCGACCGGGTGGTGGACAACTACCTCGAGGTCGCCGACCAGGTGGAGGCCGACCTGGACATCATCGAGGAGGGCGTCTTCTCCCGCGACCGGACCGCCCCGATCCAGCAGATCTACCAGCTGAAGCGGGAGCTCGTGGAGTTCCGCCGCGCGGTGGTGCCGCTGCAGCGCCCGCTCGCCGCGATCACGTCCAGCCACGGCGTGGTCCCCAAGGAGATCCGGCGCTACTTCCGCGACGTCCAGGACCACCTCACCCGGACCGTGGAGCAGGTGTCCTCCTACGACGACCTGCTCAACTCGATCCTGCAGGCGCGGCTCGCCCAGGTGACCGTCGACCAGAACAACGACATGCGCAAGATCGCGGCCTGGGCCGGTATCGCGACGGTCTGGACCGCCTTCGCCGGCATCTACGGCATGAACTTCGAGTACATGCCGGAGCTGGGCTGGAAATACGGCTATCCCGGCCTGGTGCTGATCCTCTCGGTCATCACGGTCCTCTTGTACCGCGCGTTCCGCCGCAACGGCTGGCTCTAG
- a CDS encoding PLP-dependent aminotransferase family protein gives MTAEQLISFARGAPSLDIVDVEGLKAAAARAFDADPAGVTAYGTSVGYLPLRKWIADKHNVSPDQVIVTNGSLQADAFLFGHLVQPGDDVIVEKPTYDRTLLNLQNLGAKVHQVTLREDGIDIDELRGLLESGVRPKLAHIIPNYQNPAGLTLSLEKRQALLALAAQYEFIIFEDDPYVDIRFRGEPLPSMLSLDGDNTVVHASSFTKTVCPGVRVGYLVGPAALIDAIAKKATNLYISPGMVSEAIVHQFCVSGDIEKSVRTVSAALGERARVLAESIRKHIPGATFTEPDGGYFLWVDLPADVDVDKLFPAAMKKGVAVVKGSDFLLEGGKNSLRLAYSAVTVDQIDEGVRRIAEAIEEVRG, from the coding sequence ATGACCGCTGAGCAGCTGATCTCCTTCGCCCGTGGCGCCCCGTCGCTGGACATCGTCGACGTGGAGGGCCTGAAGGCCGCCGCAGCCCGTGCTTTCGACGCCGATCCGGCCGGTGTGACCGCCTACGGCACCTCCGTCGGCTACCTCCCGCTGCGGAAGTGGATCGCCGACAAGCACAACGTCTCTCCCGACCAGGTCATCGTGACGAACGGCTCGCTCCAGGCGGACGCGTTCCTCTTCGGCCACCTGGTGCAGCCCGGCGACGACGTGATCGTGGAGAAGCCGACCTACGACCGGACACTGCTCAACCTGCAGAACCTCGGCGCCAAGGTGCACCAGGTGACGCTGCGCGAGGACGGCATCGACATCGACGAGCTGCGCGGTCTGCTCGAGTCCGGCGTACGCCCGAAGCTCGCGCACATCATCCCGAACTACCAGAACCCGGCCGGCCTCACGCTGTCGCTGGAGAAGCGTCAGGCGCTGCTCGCCCTGGCCGCGCAGTACGAGTTCATCATCTTCGAGGACGACCCGTACGTCGACATCCGCTTCCGTGGCGAGCCGCTGCCGTCGATGCTCTCGCTGGACGGCGACAACACCGTGGTGCACGCGTCCAGCTTCACCAAGACGGTCTGCCCGGGTGTCCGGGTGGGTTACCTGGTCGGCCCGGCCGCGCTGATCGACGCGATCGCGAAGAAGGCCACCAACCTGTACATCTCCCCGGGCATGGTCTCTGAGGCGATCGTCCACCAGTTCTGCGTCTCCGGTGACATCGAGAAGTCGGTGCGCACGGTGAGCGCGGCCCTGGGCGAGCGGGCCCGCGTGCTGGCCGAGTCGATCCGCAAGCACATCCCCGGCGCGACCTTCACCGAGCCGGACGGCGGCTACTTCCTCTGGGTGGACCTGCCCGCGGACGTCGACGTGGACAAGCTGTTCCCGGCGGCCATGAAGAAGGGCGTCGCGGTCGTGAAGGGCAGCGACTTCCTGCTGGAGGGCGGCAAGAACTCGCTGCGCCTGGCGTACTCGGCGGTCACCGTCGACCAGATCGACGAGGGCGTGCGCCGCATCGCCGAGGCGATCGAGGAAGTCCGGGGCTGA
- a CDS encoding sugar phosphate nucleotidyltransferase, whose amino-acid sequence MIGLVLAAGAGRRLRPYTDTLPKALVPVDGETTIMDISLRNLAAAGLTDVTIVVGYRAEAVEVRVDGFEQKYGVKISLVHNDKAEEWNNAYSLWLARDHFAQGALMVNGDTVHPVSVEHTLLANRGPSILLAVDTVKKLADEEMKTVFNEDGQLTKITKLMEPSEAYGEYIGANIIEASAAGKLADALKATWEANPDQYYEDGFQVYADRGGEVRAASIGDLPWVEVDNHDDLAKARDIACRY is encoded by the coding sequence ATGATCGGTTTGGTACTCGCCGCCGGGGCTGGGCGCCGGCTGCGCCCGTACACGGACACGCTGCCTAAGGCGCTGGTCCCCGTTGACGGGGAGACCACGATCATGGACATCTCGCTGCGCAACCTCGCTGCCGCGGGGCTGACCGATGTCACGATCGTCGTCGGCTACCGCGCCGAGGCGGTCGAGGTCCGGGTCGACGGCTTCGAGCAGAAGTACGGCGTGAAGATCTCCCTGGTTCACAACGACAAGGCCGAGGAGTGGAACAACGCCTACTCCCTGTGGCTCGCCCGGGACCACTTCGCCCAGGGCGCGCTCATGGTGAACGGCGACACCGTCCACCCGGTGAGCGTGGAGCACACGCTGCTCGCCAACCGCGGCCCGAGCATCCTTCTCGCTGTCGACACTGTGAAGAAGCTGGCCGACGAGGAGATGAAGACCGTCTTCAATGAAGATGGCCAGCTCACCAAGATTACGAAGCTGATGGAGCCCTCCGAGGCCTACGGCGAGTACATCGGCGCCAACATCATCGAGGCGTCCGCGGCCGGCAAGCTGGCCGACGCGCTCAAGGCCACCTGGGAGGCCAACCCCGACCAGTACTACGAGGACGGCTTCCAGGTGTACGCGGACCGCGGCGGCGAGGTCCGTGCCGCGTCGATCGGCGACCTGCCCTGGGTCGAGGTGGACAACCACGACGACCTGGCGAAGGCCCGGGACATCGCATGCCGCTACTAG